In Excalfactoria chinensis isolate bCotChi1 chromosome 3, bCotChi1.hap2, whole genome shotgun sequence, one DNA window encodes the following:
- the TAGAP gene encoding T-cell activation Rho GTPase-activating protein isoform X1, which produces MKVLSSCNTSKTLNAGNMESLIECPSEADAKKCPLLGPADTEDGLCQSAADGTKKRKKVISWPFALRRTSTSGDSPGQLDPGLKITLFGQPLAIICGEDDTLPQPVQDLLTILYMKGPSTEGIFRKAANEKARKELKEDLNKGGNVDLESKTVHLLAVVLKDFLRNIPSKLLSDDLYDKWMLALEKSSKQEKIEELKEVADKLPRPNLVLLKHLLSVLHRISQNADTSRMDANNLAICIGPNMLSPGTGSMLPLEVQKEMNDKVTVLVEFLIENSSEIFGEDVLWPVSTLAVESPEHIDSSTEHLCATHQNDSAYDSPDPEAECCTSELEKPKGRSTGLSRRYPTCVSATSLTNCKNDTSVMDRRYSEPDLSFQDRFESRIRKQKLNKSEDSFPVQQKQLGLENEMLDKRLAILSSQLSSDSLSKTSSSCSLESSDGSVFTSSPLVSPSSPKKTFLNRPQSFCTKPHEDCSTTRREIKKHSMSFSFANHRKTLTKHQSWGPGKHMGFQKDSFTKKDDQFSCRIVQENRPEDNKPLQMPYQRRSRFRSADEVFREVDQRNPGRPPSYEEATKNCVATQVASCNLTVQTMRLKVSNQDALPSDPCTSLAQGVACTASKDLPNDRLSAANDSVAETETLSVTVGINSRVSLPVTPGVYRLRAMSESCQKNKHEYVARRCSQPIFEVEQIQYAKESYV; this is translated from the exons ATGAAAGTGCTAAGCAGCTGCAATACC tcaAAGACACTAAATGCTGGAAACATGGAGAGTTTGATTGAGTGCCCATCAGAG GCTGATGCCAAGAAATGCCCCCTGTTGGGCCCAGCTGACACTGAGGATGGACTTTGCCAGTCGGCGG CAGatggaacaaagaaaagaaagaaggtgatATCGTGGCCATTTGCTCTGAGACGCACCTCCACCAGCGGGGATTCCCCGGGACAGCTGGACCCTGGCCTCAAGATCACTTTGTTTGGCCAGCCTCTGGCAATTATTTGTGGGGAAGATGACACACTGCCCCAGCCAGTCCAG gatcTCCTAACCATATTGTACATGAAAGGACCTTCCACTGAAGGGATATTCAGAAAAGCTGCCAATGAGAAAGCACGCAAGGAGTTAAAGGAAGATTTAAACAAAGGCGGGAATGTTGatttggaaagcaaaactgTGCATCTACTGGCAGTGGTTTTGAAG GACTTTCTCCGAAATATTCCCTCCAAACTTCTGTCAGATGACCTGTATGACAAGTGGATGCTAGCTCTGGAGAAGtcaagcaagcaagaaaaaattgAAGAACTGAAAGA GGTGGCTGACAAACTGCCCAGACCAAACCTGGTCTTGCTCAAGCACTTGCTCTCTGTGCTCCATCGCATCAGCCAGAATGCTGACACCAGCAGGATGGACGCCAACAACCTTGCCATCTGCATAGGCCCAAACATGCTGAGCCCAGGGACGGGCAGCATGCTGCCACTGGAGGTGCAGAAGGAGATGAATGACAAG GTGACGGTTTTGGTGGAGTTCCTTATagaaaacagctcagaaatatTTGGTGAGGACGTTCTATGGCCTGTCAGCACCTTGGCTGTGGAGTCACCAGAGCACATAGACAGCTCTACAG AACACCTATGTGCTACTCATCAGAATGACTCTGCCTATGACAGCCCAGATCCTGAAGCTGAATGCTGTACTTCTGAACTAGAGAAGCCCAAAGGAAGAAGCACTGGTTTGAGCAGAAGATATCCAACATGTGTTTCTGCCACATCACTGACTAATTGCAAAAATGACACCAGCGTGATGGACAGGAGGTACTCAGAGCCAGACCTATCCTTCCAGGACCgttttgaaagcagaataaGGAAACAGAAGCTAAACAAAAGTGAGGACAGTTTTCCAGTTCAGCAGAAGCAGCTAGGTCTGGAGAATGAGATGCTGGACAAACGGCTTGCAATCTTATCTTCACAGTTATCAAGTGACTCTCTATCCAAAACATCCTCCAGTTGCTCACTAGAGAGCTCTGATGGCTCAGTCTTCACCAGCTCACCATTAGTTTCACCCTCTAGTCCCAAAAAAACCTTCTTAAATAGGCCCCAGTCCTTTTGCACCAAGCCTCATGAAGACTGCAGCACAACTAGGCGAGAGATCAAAAAGCATTCtatgtcattttcttttgcaaaccACCGGAAAACACTAACCAAACATCAGAGTTGGGGTCCTGGAAAACACATGGGTTTCCAGAAGGACAGTTTCACAAAGAAAGATGATCAGTTCTCCTGCAGAATTGTGCAGGAAAACCGCCCTGAGGATAACAAACCACTGCAAATGCCATATCAGCGAAGGTCACGTTTCAGGTCAGCTGACGAAGTGTTCAGAGAGGTAGACCAGAGGAATCCTGGAAGACCACCCTCTTATGAAGAAGCTACTAAGAACTGTGTGGCCACCCAAGTTGCCTCCTGCAATCTCACAGTTCAGACTATGAGATTAAAGGTGTCAAACCAGGACGCTTTGCCATCTGATCCATGTACCAGCCTTGCACAGGGCGTAGCCTGTACAGCTTCGAAGGACCTACCCAATGATAGGCTTTCTGCTGCGAATGATTCTGTTGCAGAAACTGAAACTCTCAGTGTTACTGTTGGAATAAACTCCCGTGTGAGTTTACCTGTAACCCCTGGAGTGTACCGATTGAGAGCCATGTCCGAATCCTgccaaaagaacaaacatgagTATGTGGCACGGCGGTGCAGCCAGCCCATTTTTGAGGTAGAGCAGATACAATATGCTAAGGAATCCTATGTTTAA
- the TAGAP gene encoding T-cell activation Rho GTPase-activating protein isoform X2 has translation MKVLSSCNTSKTLNAGNMESLIECPSEADAKKCPLLGPADTEDGLCQSADGTKKRKKVISWPFALRRTSTSGDSPGQLDPGLKITLFGQPLAIICGEDDTLPQPVQDLLTILYMKGPSTEGIFRKAANEKARKELKEDLNKGGNVDLESKTVHLLAVVLKDFLRNIPSKLLSDDLYDKWMLALEKSSKQEKIEELKEVADKLPRPNLVLLKHLLSVLHRISQNADTSRMDANNLAICIGPNMLSPGTGSMLPLEVQKEMNDKVTVLVEFLIENSSEIFGEDVLWPVSTLAVESPEHIDSSTEHLCATHQNDSAYDSPDPEAECCTSELEKPKGRSTGLSRRYPTCVSATSLTNCKNDTSVMDRRYSEPDLSFQDRFESRIRKQKLNKSEDSFPVQQKQLGLENEMLDKRLAILSSQLSSDSLSKTSSSCSLESSDGSVFTSSPLVSPSSPKKTFLNRPQSFCTKPHEDCSTTRREIKKHSMSFSFANHRKTLTKHQSWGPGKHMGFQKDSFTKKDDQFSCRIVQENRPEDNKPLQMPYQRRSRFRSADEVFREVDQRNPGRPPSYEEATKNCVATQVASCNLTVQTMRLKVSNQDALPSDPCTSLAQGVACTASKDLPNDRLSAANDSVAETETLSVTVGINSRVSLPVTPGVYRLRAMSESCQKNKHEYVARRCSQPIFEVEQIQYAKESYV, from the exons ATGAAAGTGCTAAGCAGCTGCAATACC tcaAAGACACTAAATGCTGGAAACATGGAGAGTTTGATTGAGTGCCCATCAGAG GCTGATGCCAAGAAATGCCCCCTGTTGGGCCCAGCTGACACTGAGGATGGACTTTGCCAGTCGGCGG atggaacaaagaaaagaaagaaggtgatATCGTGGCCATTTGCTCTGAGACGCACCTCCACCAGCGGGGATTCCCCGGGACAGCTGGACCCTGGCCTCAAGATCACTTTGTTTGGCCAGCCTCTGGCAATTATTTGTGGGGAAGATGACACACTGCCCCAGCCAGTCCAG gatcTCCTAACCATATTGTACATGAAAGGACCTTCCACTGAAGGGATATTCAGAAAAGCTGCCAATGAGAAAGCACGCAAGGAGTTAAAGGAAGATTTAAACAAAGGCGGGAATGTTGatttggaaagcaaaactgTGCATCTACTGGCAGTGGTTTTGAAG GACTTTCTCCGAAATATTCCCTCCAAACTTCTGTCAGATGACCTGTATGACAAGTGGATGCTAGCTCTGGAGAAGtcaagcaagcaagaaaaaattgAAGAACTGAAAGA GGTGGCTGACAAACTGCCCAGACCAAACCTGGTCTTGCTCAAGCACTTGCTCTCTGTGCTCCATCGCATCAGCCAGAATGCTGACACCAGCAGGATGGACGCCAACAACCTTGCCATCTGCATAGGCCCAAACATGCTGAGCCCAGGGACGGGCAGCATGCTGCCACTGGAGGTGCAGAAGGAGATGAATGACAAG GTGACGGTTTTGGTGGAGTTCCTTATagaaaacagctcagaaatatTTGGTGAGGACGTTCTATGGCCTGTCAGCACCTTGGCTGTGGAGTCACCAGAGCACATAGACAGCTCTACAG AACACCTATGTGCTACTCATCAGAATGACTCTGCCTATGACAGCCCAGATCCTGAAGCTGAATGCTGTACTTCTGAACTAGAGAAGCCCAAAGGAAGAAGCACTGGTTTGAGCAGAAGATATCCAACATGTGTTTCTGCCACATCACTGACTAATTGCAAAAATGACACCAGCGTGATGGACAGGAGGTACTCAGAGCCAGACCTATCCTTCCAGGACCgttttgaaagcagaataaGGAAACAGAAGCTAAACAAAAGTGAGGACAGTTTTCCAGTTCAGCAGAAGCAGCTAGGTCTGGAGAATGAGATGCTGGACAAACGGCTTGCAATCTTATCTTCACAGTTATCAAGTGACTCTCTATCCAAAACATCCTCCAGTTGCTCACTAGAGAGCTCTGATGGCTCAGTCTTCACCAGCTCACCATTAGTTTCACCCTCTAGTCCCAAAAAAACCTTCTTAAATAGGCCCCAGTCCTTTTGCACCAAGCCTCATGAAGACTGCAGCACAACTAGGCGAGAGATCAAAAAGCATTCtatgtcattttcttttgcaaaccACCGGAAAACACTAACCAAACATCAGAGTTGGGGTCCTGGAAAACACATGGGTTTCCAGAAGGACAGTTTCACAAAGAAAGATGATCAGTTCTCCTGCAGAATTGTGCAGGAAAACCGCCCTGAGGATAACAAACCACTGCAAATGCCATATCAGCGAAGGTCACGTTTCAGGTCAGCTGACGAAGTGTTCAGAGAGGTAGACCAGAGGAATCCTGGAAGACCACCCTCTTATGAAGAAGCTACTAAGAACTGTGTGGCCACCCAAGTTGCCTCCTGCAATCTCACAGTTCAGACTATGAGATTAAAGGTGTCAAACCAGGACGCTTTGCCATCTGATCCATGTACCAGCCTTGCACAGGGCGTAGCCTGTACAGCTTCGAAGGACCTACCCAATGATAGGCTTTCTGCTGCGAATGATTCTGTTGCAGAAACTGAAACTCTCAGTGTTACTGTTGGAATAAACTCCCGTGTGAGTTTACCTGTAACCCCTGGAGTGTACCGATTGAGAGCCATGTCCGAATCCTgccaaaagaacaaacatgagTATGTGGCACGGCGGTGCAGCCAGCCCATTTTTGAGGTAGAGCAGATACAATATGCTAAGGAATCCTATGTTTAA